A stretch of Chloroflexota bacterium DNA encodes these proteins:
- a CDS encoding 2-hydroxy-3-oxopropionate reductase, which yields MERIGFIGLGAMGKPMARNLMNAGYLLNLFTRTRAKVEDLLAAGAIWYASPKEIAQNSDVVITNLPDTPDVEHAFAGKDGVFDGARPGMLFVDMGTTSPVTARKLAQDAAARGCEFLDAPVSGGDIGAQNATLTIMVGGTEAAFARALPILQKLGKTITLMGDAGAGQITKAANQIITSINIEAVSEALVFAAKAGVDPAKVRQALLGGSAYSRSLEFHGQRMLDHNFKPGFRLRLHRKDLDIVMAAGKEYGVSLPITAQVREMMTALMNAGRGDWDTSSMVTHLEGLAQKEIKSQQA from the coding sequence ATGGAACGCATTGGCTTTATCGGTCTCGGCGCGATGGGCAAACCAATGGCGCGCAATTTGATGAACGCGGGTTATTTGCTCAACCTGTTCACGCGCACACGCGCCAAGGTTGAAGATTTGCTCGCGGCGGGCGCAATATGGTACGCCTCGCCGAAAGAGATCGCGCAGAACAGCGACGTGGTCATCACGAATTTGCCGGACACGCCGGACGTGGAGCACGCGTTCGCCGGCAAGGACGGCGTGTTTGACGGCGCGCGACCTGGGATGCTGTTCGTGGATATGGGTACGACTTCGCCGGTCACCGCGCGTAAACTCGCGCAAGACGCGGCGGCGCGCGGTTGCGAATTTCTCGACGCGCCGGTGAGCGGCGGCGATATTGGCGCGCAAAACGCGACGTTAACGATCATGGTCGGCGGAACGGAAGCCGCGTTCGCACGCGCCTTGCCCATTCTCCAGAAACTCGGCAAGACGATTACGTTGATGGGTGATGCCGGCGCGGGACAAATCACCAAAGCCGCGAATCAAATCATCACCTCGATCAACATCGAAGCGGTGTCCGAAGCGTTGGTGTTCGCCGCGAAAGCCGGCGTTGACCCGGCGAAAGTGCGTCAGGCGTTGCTGGGCGGCTCGGCGTACAGTCGCAGTTTAGAATTTCACGGACAGCGGATGCTCGACCACAATTTCAAACCAGGTTTTCGTTTGCGCTTGCATCGCAAAGACCTGGATATTGTGATGGCGGCGGGCAAAGAGTACGGCGTGTCACTGCCGATCACCGCGCAGGTGCGCGAGATGATGACCGCGCTGATGAACGCCGGGCGCGGCGACTGGGACACGTCGAGCATGGTCACACACCTCGAAGGATTGGCGCAGAAGGAGATCAAATCACAGCAAGCGTAA